The genomic DNA tagttcaaatccaggttgtatcacaaccagctgtgattgggagtcccatagggcagtggcctagtgttgtctgggtttggccagtgtagtctgtcattgaaaataagaatttgttcttaattgacttgcctggttaaatgaaaAAAACATTTACTGACATGGCTATTTGAGTAACTGTCAGTGACTTACATACTGTAACAAAATAAacactgctgatgcacaaccacattttcaAATTGcatcttgtgtattctactattctaattcTTAACAGTACGTTGACACCCCAAAAATGTAAACGTTTTGCGGGAGGGCCCCCCATTTTTGGAAATCGATCCGTGGCCCTTCCCCCCGTTTTTGGAAATCGATCTGCGGCCCTCCCCCCGTTTTTGGAAATCGATCCGCGGGCTCCGTGAGCCGTCTGTTGCCCTTCCCTACTATAGGAATActcctttgctctctctttctctctattttcccTCCCTTTCTCGATCTGTTCTTTCTGGTTCCTAGTTCGGCTTTTCTTCATACAATTACTCTCTATTAAAAACTGATTCGATTTCTCCTTCATAGTCGgactatggagggagagagagaggaatggatggagggaggagaaaagaaTGGAGGGGTGAGACAGAGCTCTACAGTTCGACCATTTTACTCGCATATGCACCTAAATGTTTTGCTGTGCTACCTGGAAGTTTTATTTAGGAGCACCAGTGAGCCTAACATTTTTGGGGATTCTAGCATTAATATCtaaaatatttttcattgtgttacaatttttttgtgtgtgcgcCTACATTTTTCAACTTCAGTGCACATGTGCTCCTTATAAAAAAGGTCAGCGTAGAGCCctgtgagagggaaggagggatgggggaaagggTTGGAGtggtgagaagaggggagggatggatgtaCATTGTTAACAGAGACTTTGAACATTTAGTTCTCACAAATTACTGTTTGGTGTTACCTTGATGTGATCAAAAAGTGGGGCCTGTTGGTTTAACGGTTTTGACTGTTTGCGGGAGTGTTGTGTTTAActtctccgtctctccatccctctcactctccctctctccatacctccccAGATGCCCCTGTGGCAGAGCTCCATGACCTGTTCTGTAAGAAGCTGCAGCAGTGCTGCGTCCTCTTTGACTTCCTGGACTGTGTGGCTGACCTGAAGGGGAAAGAGATCAAACGAGCTGCGCTCAACGAACTGGTGGAGTCTGTTGCTACAAGCAGAGGAGTTCTGATAGAGCCACTCTACCCAGAGGCTATTAAGATGGTGAGAGAgtaggagtgagggagggaggaggagggaggaggaagaagaaaacgtgagaggagagagggagggagagggggataataGTAGCGGAAAGGGGGTGGAGAGTGGATAGAGAAGAGTAGAAgagtggagaaagggagagagggagggacgagaggaggtggagagatgtAAAGAACTCTTCAACCGGAGTGTAGAAGAAAATAAAGGATTcgttgaaggagagagaaagagggaggagaggaagagagggacaagaTGAAGGAAAGAGATAGATAGCATTGGAGAAAAGAGAAAGGGTTATGAAGTTCAGAGAAGCCTAGGTTCATTTATTTTCTATTCTCTTATTTTCATCATTTTCCtttcctcctgcctcctccctccacctgtcctttatcctcctctcctctcctctcctctcctctcctctcctctcctctcctctcctctctctcctctctctctctcctctcctctcctctctcctctcctctcctctcctctcctctcctctcctctcctctcctctcctctcctctcctctcctctcctctcctcccctcccctccctctcctctcctctcctctcctctcctctcccccaaccCTCCATCCTCTTTTAGATCTCAGTGAATATCTTCAGGACATTACCTCCCAGTGAGAACCCAGAGTTTGACCCGGAGGAGGATGAACCCACTCTAGAGGCCTCCTGGCCACacctgcaggtacacacacacacacacacacacacacacatatatatatatatgggcagTCACACGATTAGAAACAGATTTGAAATCTATGTTTGTGAAGATGATTCCATCTATCACCTtctgtcttttttatttttatttaactctcaactgtgtgtgtgtactctgtgtgtatgTTTTCTCAGCTGGTGTATGAATTCTTTCTGCGTTTCCTGGAGAGCCCAGACTTCCAGCCCTCCATGGCCAAACGCTACGTTGACCAGAAGTTTGTTCTTCAGGTAGAAATCAATTTCTTACATGTCTGCCTCTTACAATATGCATTTCAATATGTCTGTCTCTATTTGTGTATTACTCAGACTCTCTGCGTtctacattttgtgtgtgtgtgtatgtgtgcgtgtgcgtgcgtgtagctGTTGGAATTGTTTGACAGTGAGGAtccgagggagagagagtaccTAAAGACCATCCTGCATCGTGTCTACGGCAAACTGCTcggcctgcgggcatacatacGCAAACAGATCAACAATATCTTCCTCAGgtaccacgcacacacacacgttcatgtatacacacatgcatgtacatgtacacactcacatacttACTCActaacatgcaaacacacacagacactcatgtACACTCACACGTTAACATGGCAAATTATGCgtttgtgtgacagtgtgtgtgtgatctgtctCTGTTCTTCCAGGTTTATCTATGAGACCGAGCACTTCAACGGTGTGGCAGAGCTACTGGAGATCCTGGGCAGGTGTGTATCTTCTTGTATCACACACTCTTTACCCTCTATGGGGTTCAGGTGCTCAAGTTCTGTTAGATCAATACATGTCACTGAAAGGTCCATTTTCAAATAAAAAATTATGAAAACCAGCCAACAGTGCTGTCCTTGAGGACTAAAGCGGTGcatctcctctacactctacaccAAGAATGTGCAACTTTGATGGGgttgggggccacaaaaaatctgaacttGTGGGTCTGCGCACCCACATCCATACTCACACATGCAGTCAAATGATTTGTGCAATCAATCCATTTGTGCAATTAACTCTGTTAACTAAATGCATTATACCctcctagccttttgggggccataGGCAAGATTTGGCCCCCCTATCCCCTACTAATTATTTTTACTGGCCAATGTCTTGAATGATGGGGAGACATTTTTTagttttaaagggatagttcgccCAAATTACATaatgacacattggtttccttaccttgTCAGAGTTTTAGCATGTGATGCCATTCGTCATGGGACAgatattagcatttttcaaaCATCATGTTCAAAACCTCTATAAGTGACCTTTATGAGCTTCCCAATCAATTGTAAATACTTTCGGATgatttgtaatttgggtgaactatccctttcaAGCAAAGTGCAGTCAAAAAGgtgatttccctgtgttttatatatatttacacattaTGAGGTTGGAACAATACTGTGACATTTTTTTACATGATGATGCCCTTTTAGTGtttagctgtttgaaaagactgcccgAAATTTCAGCCTGCTTGGGTGGTTTGGAGTTTTGGACTGTATGGTgtaattagttaatagaccaataacagctagttttcagttttcccttcacactcagaccactcccagacagtcctagcaaaattcttacTTGAGAAATTACTTTTTGCTATTTGCTAtactttttgtttattttttaccattttattttaaaacaatCACTGTAAAGTATTTAATTGtaacccagaaatgatttgatattgagatattgAGAGAGCAGCTGCATTCAAGttcattttctgcaattctacacattttgccatgtcgtGGAGAGAAAATTTTGCAATTTTATAACAAACTTCATGCAATTCTCCTAATTTTGCCATAGGGCAGAGAGAAGAAAAtagcacatttcctgcaattctatccgTTTTGACGTGGGGTGGAGATACATTCTTGCAGTTTTAAAATttatttcctacaattctacacattttgccatgacttagccatgttaatatgatatctgggTGAGAGTGACTAATAAAATCATTGGGGGCCtactggaggtcagggccctggtcggtatttggccatgattactacaagtttagatagctggctacactaacttaccaatctaaaaattgttagctgacattgctaattgagtgactgtcagtgactgacataaccaAATTTCGATGCACAGCCatatttcgaaattgcaccttgtgtattctactattgcaaatctcaacagtaagttgagaccccgactgagtagAAAAAAACATGTAGGTCGGATTGTTTTTGGAAATTGTTCCGCAGGCTGCTAGTTGCCCCTCCCTGCTCTACAcagtttctctttctcccttacAACAAATGACACACACTGTTTATCTTTCTCCCAAGTCAACAAAACATACCTTTGATTTTAGGTATCTTCATGCTGGGACTGAGAAGATTGAGAGATAGAGAAATGGAGGGACGGAGGGTGAGGGAGTGAGTCAATGTTTTGGGGGAAGGAGGGGGTGTGGGCTTCAGGTTGATGCTGACTGAGTATTTATAGACCCACCCACAAACTCACTGATAGatagaagaaagggagagagagggtggagagaaagagacgggaggggagggagaatgaAATAGAGGGGTATATATGGGTGccgtagacagaagagagaggatgagaaacgGAGGATTAGAGAGGGATGCGATAGAGAAAGAGGCAATAGAGAGAGGCAGATATAGTAAAGGAATGGAAGAGAAAAACATTTGTTCTATTTTATCCTCCAtagctatttctctctctttcattcctcaaataggaagagagaaaacaagggAAGAAAAAGGATGATTAAAGGATAAAAAAAGAATAAACAGAAGACAGACACAAATAAcaactatgagagagagagagagagagagagagagagagagagagagagagagagagagagagagagagagagagagagagagagagagagagagaactatacatacctctgcctaaacatcagtgccacaggcaggggtgcaactttggttttagaagtgtggGGAGAGGACAtaatagtatatattttttaatcagaTAAActctccaaacagcctacctagccgctcggaggcgtccgcaaggatctggcaaaaaatacttgaatcagtagAGAACCCATTGcccaaaatgggacaaacaccaagaCTCCACAGAGCAAAATTagactaattatcaaaatccagaaaagacccgttaaattctacaaccacctaaaaggaggcgattcccaaaccttccataacaaagccatcacctacagagagatgaacttggagaagagtcccctaagcaagctggtcctggggctctgttcacaaacacaaacagaccccaaaGAGCCCCAGGAGAGTAACACAATTaaacccaaacaaatcatgagaaaacaaaaagataagtacttgacacattggaaagaattaacaaaaaaacagagcaaactagaatgctatttggccctaaacagaaagtacacagtggcagaatacctgaccactgtgactgacccaaaatgaaggaaagctttggatatgtacagactcagtgagcatagccttgctattgagaaaggccgccgtaggcaggcctggctctcaagagaagacaggctatgtgcacactgtccacaaaatgaggtggaaactaagctgcacttcctaacctcctgccaaatgtatgaccatattagagacacatatttccctcagaacTCCCTCacaccccagacctcacaaccataaaggacaatgggtatttttagccagattctAATTGTATGTCGAATTTTaagttccttttgatggcgtagaacgcccttcttgccttgtctctcagatcatttacagctttgtggaagttacctgtggcactgatgtttaggccgagataTGTATAGCTTTTTGTGTGCTCtcgggcaacggtgtctagatggaatttatatttgtggTCCTAGCAAacttttggaacaccattattttgtcttactaagatttactgtcagggccaggtctgacagaatcagTGCAGAAGATctgggtgctgctgtaggccctccttggaaagaagcaccagatcatcagcaaacagtagacatttgacttcagattctagtagggcgAGGTCGGGTGCGGTCGGGTGAGACTGTTcttgtgccctcgccaattcgttgatatagatgttgaagagggtggggctcaaacTGCATCACTGTCTCACTGCAGGTCAATGTGGAAAGAGATGTGTGTGTTGTTAGCCAAATTTAACCTCACacttgtgtacatggattttataatgttgtatgtttttccctcaACACTGCTTCCATCaatatagcagaccctcatgccaaattgagtcaacatcttttttttaaatcaacaaagcatgagaagactttgcctttgttttggtttgtttgggtgtGCAGGGTGAGTTTGTGGTCTGACATATGGGAATTTGGTGAAAAGCCAATTCGATATTTGCTCACTACAtcgttttcactgaggaaatgtaggaatctgctgttaatgataatgcagtggatttccccaaggttgctgttgacgcatatcccatggtagttatCGGTGTCCAATTTGTCTacactttttggttccacatTTTGGGAATATGCCAGAGCTGAAggtgatgttaaagagtttaagtatagccaattggaattggTGGTCTGTGTATTTTATCATTTCAATTAGGGTACcaacaacaccacaggcctttttggtttggagggtttgtattttgtcctgtagttaattcaatgtaactgaagaatccagtgggttctggtagtctttaatagttgattctaagatttgtatttgatcatgtagagtgcattcggaaagtattctgaccccttcacttttccacattttgttacattacagccttattctaaaatgtatcaaataaaaaaatgtcctcatcaatctacacacaataccccataatgacaaagtgaaaacaggttttgtaGTCATTTgaacattaaaaaaattaaataccttatttacttaagtattcagaacctttgctatgagtctcgaaattgagctcaggtgtttcctttgatcatccttgagatgtttccacaacttgattggaggccacctgtggtaaattcaattgattggatgtgatttagaaaggcacaatcctatctatataaggtccagcagttgacagtacatgtcagggcaaaaaaccttccagatggacaaccatctctacagtactccaccaatcaggcctttatggtagagtggccagacggaagccactcctcagtaaaaggcacatgagagccCGCATGGAGTTtgtccaaaaggcacctaaaggactctcagaccatgagaaacaagattctctggtctgatgaaaccaagattgaactctttggcctatgccaagcgtcacgtcaggaggaaacctgtcaccatcccatGATGCTGCGgtttggcagcatcatgctgtggggatgtttttcagtggcaagtactgagtggcccagccagagcctggacttgaaaccatttgaatatctctggagagacctgaaaatagctttgcaacAATGTTCCCCAtcacagagcttgaaaggatctgcagagaagaatgggagaaactccccaaatacagccgtgccaagcttgtagcatcatacccaagaagactcaaggctataatcactgccaaagttgcttcaacaaagtactgagtaacgggtctgaatacttacgtaaatgtgatattatatattattaaaaCTTCTTAGATTGCCcccatttttttcaattttcgcctaaatgacatacccaaatctaactgcctgtatctcagtccctgaagcaaggatatgcatattcttggtaccatttgaaaggaaacactttgaagtttgtggaaatgtgaattgattgtaggggaatataacacaatagatctggtaaaagaaaatacatagaaaaaaacaaccgtttttTTCCccaccaccatctttgaaatgcaacagaacggtcccagttctagccatcactctggttgtaattccgatggtgtctacaagatggcagcagtgtatgtgcaaagtttcagatggataacttgaagtatgagcaaaCTTCATGACATTCAGTGTGAAGTCACctaggtacatttgggcaaatcgtgaaggaggcatttgcattcatattacatttttctgaAAGAATATCGTCacatctgtatacttggactttgaatgagcttttccagtattagtagccatattataagtttaacatttgcaaaacaaccagttttcataacttcacaactattcttataatttttgtccaaaagtaAAATTCATGCTGTCGAACAAGATTATTAGCTACATtctcccgtaaagcccagctcattgactatctagctagctttgtttgatcccgattggtgcttatttgaccaAGTTAGAGTTGTTCAATTGAAAACCGCCCgcgtcatcggcgtgccatgaaggtGTCGCTATCTcaccaaatatggtgtcctatatgatatactacacccctaattatatagtgaagtctggttacgttctaggatctctgaggaatacaaacaaacgtgatttgactggttgaaacaacgtttagggttagattttcaggttcctttctttgcaaattgaacaagtggaaatacaaaatcgatcatgcatgctatatggaccttcttaggatatgaaaaaggattgTATCTAGCAGAatttaagtacacatttcaccttcagaggtgaatatATCAAACCTATCGTGGtggaaaaagtgttttgttgttaggagctctcctcaagcaatagcatggcattttttcgcagtaataggtactgtaaattgtacagtgcagttatattaacaagaatttaagctttcagccgatataagacacttatatgtttcgacatttgttgtttctctaaaatctgcgatcgtGACAAGGctctgcatgatttacaactgtcccgttgacCGGACGCCTTTCCTACATTTGCACAaatgtctacaaacctgtttttgcatatTTTATCAAACAATTTGTCATTGTTGTAAATTTCCTTAGGCTGTCTGCTTACATTTTTTGGATTTCATAGGTaagcttctctctctgtctacagcaTTATAAATGGGTTTGCTCTGCCCTTGAAGTCGGAACACAAGCAGTTCCTGGTTCGAGTCCTGATACCTCTACACACAGCCAAGTCTCTGTCCATTTTCCATGCACAGGTcagtcattctctctgtctcgctctgtctgtctccgtctctctgtctctgtctgtctgtctgtctgtctgtctgtctgtctgtctgtctgtctgtctgtctgtctgtctgtctgtctgtctgtctgtctgtctctgtgtgtgttccccaGTGATAAGAGTTAAAAGTGAGCTATGGATAAATAATTTTCTGGATGCTAAAATTCAAATACTTCaggttatgtgacaaaacaaggaaTTATAGTGTATAAAATTATTCTATAATCTAAACcgttgtgaaatatattttccataaccaaaataagtcacatttctatgtgcatttgGTTGGGTTGCCAAAAGGTTACACATTGCAGCTTTAAATATTAAATGAGATTGCATTGTGCACCCATGACCACTAGAGACCGGCCTGGAGTCACACTACAGACTGATTGCACATCCAGCTGTGATCACAACTCACGCTATCCTCTTATGGACACACACAATCAGtatctgtgaatgtgtgtgtctgtgtcaatgTGTAGGTTTCTATATATGTTTGTgtgctctattcaatctgtatgtACTTGTATCTTTGCATCTcagccttggtgtgtgtgtgcatatatatgtgtttgtgaatgtgtcagtgtttgtgtgtttattccGAGTATAAATGTCAGCTTGCCCTACATTTCCCTCTTCAGACTCCATGTAATTATTTATTAACACACACAGCACGGCCTGCCAAACACACATGctctctcgctcactcgctcTGATTCCCAGTACTAAGAGTTAAAGGTGCATTATGGTGAaatcatttcctggttgctaaaactctACTACTCCGCCTAATTTCaggttatgtgacaaaacaagcaagtatagtgtagagaatcattgtacaatctaaactgctgtgaaataaattttcaataaccaaaaatatattttgaagcaAAAATGAagcttaagaacgggaagcatagaaatagcgcacacagaacagatctaccgcttctttgACTTGCTTTCAGaaggacagatctataactcacatttctatgtgaaatttgttaggttgcccaaaaagttaaaTATTGTCGCTTTAAATATTATATGAGACTGCAATGTGCACCCATGACCACTAGAGACCGGCGTCGAGTCACactacagactgactgactgc from Oncorhynchus tshawytscha isolate Ot180627B linkage group LG15, Otsh_v2.0, whole genome shotgun sequence includes the following:
- the LOC112214486 gene encoding serine/threonine-protein phosphatase 2A 56 kDa regulatory subunit beta isoform isoform X3, translated to METTKLPPTSPSSPTTGFSVPSAEKVDGFPRRSMRRARQRRSHSSSQFRYQSSQVELTPLPLLKDAPVAELHDLFCKKLQQCCVLFDFLDCVADLKGKEIKRAALNELVESVATSRGVLIEPLYPEAIKMISVNIFRTLPPSENPEFDPEEDEPTLEASWPHLQLVYEFFLRFLESPDFQPSMAKRYVDQKFVLQLLELFDSEDPREREYLKTILHRVYGKLLGLRAYIRKQINNIFLRFIYETEHFNGVAELLEILGSIINGFALPLKSEHKQFLVRVLIPLHTAKSLSIFHAQLAYCVVQFMEKDSTVTEYIIRGLLKYWPKTCTQKEVMFLGEIEEILDVIEPSQFIRVQEPLFKQIAACISSPHFQFPVCIKNGPPPKGHPANMTQLWEALESTWASIPVEHFQHLEESIP
- the LOC112214486 gene encoding serine/threonine-protein phosphatase 2A 56 kDa regulatory subunit beta isoform isoform X2, whose translation is METTKLPPTSPSSPTTGFSVPSAEKVDGFPRRSMRRARQRRSHSSSQFRYQSSQVELTPLPLLKDAPVAELHDLFCKKLQQCCVLFDFLDCVADLKGKEIKRAALNELVESVATSRGVLIEPLYPEAIKMISVNIFRTLPPSENPEFDPEEDEPTLEASWPHLQLVYEFFLRFLESPDFQPSMAKRYVDQKFVLQLLELFDSEDPREREYLKTILHRVYGKLLGLRAYIRKQINNIFLRFIYETEHFNGVAELLEILGSIINGFALPLKSEHKQFLVRVLIPLHTAKSLSIFHAQLAYCVVQFMEKDSTVTEYIIRGLLKYWPKTCTQKEVMFLGEIEEILDVIEPSQFIRVQEPLFKQIAACISSPHFQVAERALYFWNNEYILSLIEENCQVILPLVFATLYRVSKEHWNQTIVSLIYNVLKTFMEMNSKLFDDLTASYKVEKQK